DNA sequence from the Dreissena polymorpha isolate Duluth1 chromosome 3, UMN_Dpol_1.0, whole genome shotgun sequence genome:
caaaagctcaccatgagcacgttgtgctcagtagagctaaaaatggaaaacaagagctgttaccataggatgacatatgccccccaaaaccgatttttggaaacctaaacgcagattgcgaaaccttaacgcggcccctaagttcaaggtgaaggtgaaaggggtaaaaatttgtgtgcatatgtatAGGCCTTGTCcaattacacatgcataccaaatgtgaaggttacatctgaagcgacatagaagttatgagcatttttcgaaacctaaacccagatttcaaaaccttaacgggGACCCTAAGTTAAAAGTCAAGGTGAAatgggtaaaaatgtgtgtgcatatggaaaggccttgtccatatacacatgcataccaaatatgaaggttacatctgaagtgacatagaagttatgagcatttttcaaaaaagtgtgacggacagacagacagacagacggacagacagtgcgatcactatatgcccaccttcaggggcataaaaatgccagGGAGCAGTCTACAATCAATAAAGCTAAATCAGACGATTTGTAACTTCCAATATCAATAGCCTGCATGTTAACTGTCAATATCATATTTCAtccattttcagaaaatggtttgTCCCTGTATTATCAGTGAAATGTAGAGTTCACTATATGCATGGCTTGTGTGTAGGTTTACTATGGATTTATACTTCAGTGTGATTTAAAGAGGAATGTAGGGCTTAAACAGGCAACATAATTCCGCTATTTACAAGGTTAAATTTAGTTTATATTGGTAAATATACTACCGGTAACTTAAAGATGGTGTGGTGTACAAAAATACTCATTCAATAGGGAAAGGGATCATTCTAATATACGTGAGAACAAAACATTTCAGAGCAAAAGACAGTTCACAATATCTACTGTAAAATGGCAACATCTCTAGGATCAGGACATAATAGTTCAGATTTAGTGAAGGACTATGTTTGTGGAGGTTGTGAAAGTAGAAACATTTATGAAAGTGCAGATTATTTTTGTGCAACATGTACAAAGTTTTTCTGCAGAAAATGCATTGATCCTCATGATCAAATATATGCAAACCATTCCAAATATGGAAGAGGAGAAACAAATAAATGGCCCCTTACACAGACAATGGAGGATTTGCTACTAAACTGTGCTGTTCACAAAGAGGAGAAACTTAAAATGTTTTGtcaggaccacagtcagctgtgttgCACTGATTGTGTTTTACTGAATCACAGGTAAGATGCACACAAGCATGGAATAAATGGGGGAATCCCACCAATCTCATATGGTACAAACAAAGCTGGCCCATTAAAATCCTTTTCCAGTCACATACCATAATTATACCACATACATGTACCAATCCACCATTATTGGTTGAATGAATTAAACTTTGAAACATTAAGGGGATAAGTCTTGTTTGTACCTTGATATTAAGAGTTTATTTCCAATGTATGTCGCAATCCAAGCTAAGCATTTTCATTGTAACATACTGGGGTTTTAGAAAGTAGGCTACATTCACTGGAAGCAACAAAATAGGTGTCTTTCATTCTTCTGCTGCACTTCACAgttgttaaatgcattttatggTAAATCTAAACAGGATTAGAGTGTCGATGGCTGCAATGTTTGAAGAGATTATTTTAAGATGTCTATATTACAAATTAGGGCATATATTAGTTGTTATGAACAATCTTTATTTGATATGGTTTTTGATGGTACAGGACTGTATGCTTACCCTTACTGTTAAATTCGTGTTTTATAAAGCTTTAAAAGTCTTGTTTGTAAAACTGTTAAATTCTTGTATAAAACTGTGATGTGTAAATTGAATCatgattttttagctcggctgtttttgaagaaaacccgaggcattgtcaccttgatgagttctacatgccacatgcCCACAtcaatttttaggtcactagttcaaaggtcaaggtcactgtgacctctaatataaaacattaacataggctctaaaatcaaagtgattccacctacaacttcgaaactttatatgtagatgtaccttgatgGGTTCTACACGACCCActcattttgaggtcactaggtcaaaggtcaaggtcactgttacctctaatataaaactttaacataggctctaatattaaagtgcttccaccttcaactttgaaacttcctaaGTAGATGCAACTTGAtcagttctacatgccacacccaattttaggtcactaggtcaaaggttaaggtcactgtgacccacgGTAATTCATTTACACAATGCTTCTAAAATGAGAGTTTTTCCACAAACAGCCTTCAGAGTTTATGCACCTTAATGACTTATctttcttccttttcttctgacaagctttcatttatttaaaactgcacccacagccgagcgttggcgtCCGCTTTCTTTAATGATAAGTTTTTAATTTAGACTCCAAATGCTTGCCAAGACATGACCTGCTTTGCAAATCATAAATTTGATagttgtttatgttgtaatgttgTAATGTAAGAAAATGCATGGCCACAAATGATTCTTGCGGTAATTTTGATACTTGTTTCTATTTCAGACAGTGCACAAATGTGGCTCTAATTTCTGAGTCAGCCAAAAACCTGTCAATCGATATGCGACAGTTGTCAAACAATCTGCAAACTATTGTTGATGAACTAAATAAGTTTAAGAGTAAACaagaggccagcattcagtcCGTGGAGGTAACATGTAATGCAAAACTGCAAGAAATCCAAGACATGCGAAAGAAATTAAATGCTGCTTTGGATGTACTAGAAAATACAACAttgaaagaattggatgaaaatcgGACCACAATGCAAACCTCTCTAAAGAAAGATGTTGAAAACTGCAGCAGACTGAAGGATGACTTGCAAAAACTCAGTGAAGCTGTAAATGGCCTTTGTGATAagagcaagaaagaacttgagtTCATAGCCAGCAGGAAATGTCTGGACAAAATACAAGAGTCTGAGTCATATCTAAAGGAGAACCGTGTAAATGTGCAGAGTTCAATGATATTCAAAGCAAACACTGATATTGAGCAGTTCCTTTCTAAACAGTCTAGTCTAGGAAGGATTTTAGACAGTATGCAGTCTCTCACAGTCAAGATGAATCCAGACCAGGTATTAACTGTAAAGAGGAGATTAGAGTACACTGTGAGCATACCAAGCGACACAAGGCAGTCTTTCAGCATCTATGGCATTTGCAGCATGCCTAGTGGCCAGGTCATTGTTACcgatttccaaaataaaaaagtgaAGCTGTTGAACCAGCAATACAATGTGTCCAGTCACTGTGATGTGTCTCTTCATCCAAAGAACATTTGCCAAATCACATCCAGTGAGGTGGCTGTAACTTTCCATAGAGATGTTCAGTTCATCTCTATTAACAATGGAAATCTGGTGAGTGGGAGAAAGATTTCATTACAGCATGCTGTTGTTGGTATTGCCCACCATAAGGGAGAGTTGTATATCACCTCTGACACTGCCCTGTACCACTACAATATGACTGGGACACTTGTGAAAAAGCTGTTTGAGGATGCTGGAGACTCTAGTAgaggtaaatgtattttttgtattaatacatataaaacattttatttattgaagaTACTTTAAAACtcataacattttttaattatttttcaaaacaaaaatgtaaaaaagtaaCAATAGTGTTAATGCATATATCATAACCCTAATCTACTTATATACTACATGTTAATTGTTTTGCAGTGTTTTACTGTGCAGTGAGTCCTGCTGGAGACAAGATCTATGTCACCAACTACCCACAGCACAAGCTCCTTACTCTGGCTACAGATGGGACTCTAATATCCATCTTTGAGCACCCTGAGCTACAATACCCAAGGGGTGTACACGTAACACCTGCAGGGCAAGTGTTAGTCTGTGGATACGCTTCCAATAATGTCATACAAGTGGATCATGAGGGAAAAAAGAAACTAGCAACTCTGGCTTCACAAAGAGATGGACTCTGCGAACCAGCCTCTGTCTGCTACAACACCAACACTCACCAGATCATTGTGGGACTAAATCATAACAGTAAAATCATCGTTATGGACTTGCAATAGCTCTTCCATTGGATGAAAACATTTACATAAAACTATTATATAAACGTAATTGCCCATTTTTCTTTGAATGGCTTATTCAGTATGAGCAATTTATATATAGgtaaagaacaagagctgtcaccataggatgacatatgccctcgaaaaacgctttttcgaaacctaaacacagatttcaaaaccttaacgcagtTCCCAAGTTCAAGATGAAGGtgaaaggggtaaaaatttgtgtgcgtatggaaaggtcttgtccatatacacatgcataccaaatatgaaggttacatctgaagcgacatagaagttatgagcatttttcgaaacctaaatgcagattgcgaaacctaaacgcggaccctaagttgaaggtcaaggtgaaaggggtaaaaatgtgtgttcgtGGAAAgcccttgtccatatacacatgcataccaaatatgaaggttacatctgaagcgacatagaagttatgagcatttttcgaaacctatatgcagatttcgaaacctaaacgcagaccctaagtttaaggtgaaggtgtgtgcgtatggaaaggccttgaccatatacacatgcataccatatatgaaggttgcatctgaagtgacatagaagttatgagcatttttcaaaaaagtgtgacggacagacagacagacggacggacagtgcgatcactgtATGCCCACATTCGGGGGCATataaaaatttattattattataggtcattcaaaggtcaaggtcaaattcaacttgccaggtacagtaccctcatgatagtaagaaagtatttaaagtttgaaagcaatagcattgatacttcagtagtaaagtggatctaaacacaaaaattaacaaaatattcaaagttactaagtcaaaaaagggccataattccatcaaaatgccaaccagagttatgcaatttGTCCTGTacaatccccttatgatagttagctagtgttccaagtgtgaaagcaatagctatgatacttaaggaataaattggaccaaaacacaaaactttaccaaattttcaattttataattataaaagagGCCATCATTCtgtaaaatgccagtcagagttacataattttgcctgcacagtcctcttatgatagtaagtaagtgttgcaagtatgaaagcaatagcttttatactttaggccactccaaattgatttgttggtcatCGGATTTGCCACAACGATTTTttcaaaatggattttttttatttaccgcTAGCACacatttttgtgtccttctgtaaccatagcacatgtgtgttttttaaatatgtgggAAAAAAACGCAATCTTGCAGAAACAATTTTGACGCTAAATACAAATGACAAATATAGTGTTTCATTACCTTTTTAATCAAAAATTTGATCGAGATTACCAGAAAAAATGGCTTCCTGCATGAGCAGCACGTTTCGCTGTCCTGACCGTTTTAAAAAATTtcggtgaaaagttgctgcagctaacccttataaatataaacatatctgCGACATTCTGTGACTTGTTTGAATTTGTTTGTtcacgttcgaacatgcaactatcagcagatacagttgaagcatgttcaatttcaaacaacattgGGAAACACGACGtaagatatatttttttcattttcttcattaaatgggcatatggacggtatttccctatatgtaggcaaatttttccaataacacaaatgaacaaaatataaacataaaatatttaaagactGGTTCTAAAAGTGTCACGGGGACAAGGTTGtataagtattaaaatacatggttgacggaacatgtttaacagctatgtatttcagaaacatcaaataatTTCTTtgcaatgtatacatttatttcagaaaaatacaataccataCTAGCCATTTATATGCCCCTTTTAAAAGGTAGagacaatggattatatgcatggcctttgtccgactgtctgtcattatcattttgatgattgtccctctttaagtgctattgcaacatggtatacctttccACAGCTTGCATtgtggtataccttttcacagcttccactttttaaaacttcaaacaaatataagcagcaataggtagacatgtgtccctcacttcaatgatatggttatatTTCGTAGTCAATGGTCATAAttatgcaacttactcctataaatatgatgTCGATATATGTcaacctcatatcgtttaacgtcaaT
Encoded proteins:
- the LOC127874836 gene encoding uncharacterized protein LOC127874836 isoform X3 translates to MATFVDSVNKSSDLVKDYSCDPCESKNTEASAEIFCETCLKCFCEKCIHHHDQIFVNHLKYERGETNKWPLTKTLEDLLMKCDVHNNKKLKMFCQDHSQLCCSDCVLLNHRQCTNVALISESAKNLSIDMRQLSNNLQTIVDELNKFKSKQEASIQSVEVTCNAKLQEIQDMRKKLNAALDVLENTTLKELDENRTTMQTSLKKDVENCSRLKDDLQKLSEAVNGLCDKSKKELEFIASRKCLDKIQESESYLKENRVNVQSSMIFKANTDIEQFLSKQSSLGRILDSMQSLTVKMNPDQVLTVKRRLEYTVSIPSDTRQSFSIYGICSMPSGQVIVTDFQNKKVKLLNQQYNVSSHCDVSLHPKNICQITSSEVAVTFHRDVQFISINNGNLVSGRKISLQHAVVGIAHHKGELYITSDTALYHYNMTGTLVKKLFEDAGDSSRVFYCAVSPAGDKIYVTNYPQHKLLTLATDGTLISIFEHPELQYPRGVHVTPAGQVLVCGYASNNVIQVDHEGKKKLATLASQRDGLCEPASVCYNTNTHQIIVGLNHNSKIIVMDLQ
- the LOC127874836 gene encoding uncharacterized protein LOC127874836 isoform X2, producing the protein MATSLGSGHNSSDLVKDYVCGGCESRNIYESADYFCATCTKFFCRKCIDPHDQIYANHSKYGRGETNKWPLTQTMEDLLLNCAVHKEEKLKMFCQDHSQLCCTDCVLLNHRQCTNVALISESAKNLSIDMRQLSNNLQTIVDELNKFKSKQEASIQSVEVTCNAKLQEIQDMRKKLNAALDVLENTTLKELDENRTTMQTSLKKDVENCSRLKDDLQKLSEAVNGLCDKSKKELEFIASRKCLDKIQESESYLKENRVNVQSSMIFKANTDIEQFLSKQSSLGRILDSMQSLTVKMNPDQVLTVKRRLEYTVSIPSDTRQSFSIYGICSMPSGQVIVTDFQNKKVKLLNQQYNVSSHCDVSLHPKNICQITSSEVAVTFHRDVQFISINNGNLVSGRKISLQHAVVGIAHHKGELYITSDTALYHYNMTGTLVKKLFEDAGDSSRVFYCAVSPAGDKIYVTNYPQHKLLTLATDGTLISIFEHPELQYPRGVHVTPAGQVLVCGYASNNVIQVDHEGKKKLATLASQRDGLCEPASVCYNTNTHQIIVGLNHNSKIIVMDLQ